CTTCAACGCCCTCAACGTAGCTAAACAGAAGAGGCAACAGTTAGTAAGTTACTACGACGACCACTTGATCCACTAAGAAATGGTTCTTGCGGATAACCACCAAGGTGGACGGCTTCAAAGGGAAACGAACTTGACAATGAGATCACCCATGGAGGTGTGGCCCCAAGAACCTTCTTCGGCATAAGGATAGAGGGCTTTGGGATCAATGTTGATAGTCCATGGCTGACCAAGAATCTCTGAGAGCTTCTTTTCGTGGTCCTCCTTGGTGTTCTCCCAGCTGTCTCGGACTGCAGTCTTGTCAGTGATACCATCACGGCTGGTGTATGGAAGATACTTACTGTTCTTGCGGACAGCAAGGGGCAGTTTCTCAGCAGGTGGAAGTCGAGACATGATGACAGAAGAAGGGGATCTTTGTTGTAAGTTGGTAGACTGTTTGAGAGAGTTGTTGATACTCAGATCAGAGTCTTGCGGTGCGAGACTGGTTTTTATGCTTTTTTCTGGCATCTGAACTCCTGACGACCTGCCATATCAGCCTAGTCTCAGAGTCTCAACCGGCAACTGAGGTGCCGGTATTGTCTGAAGCTAGACTGTGTATACAGTAGTCAAGTTGCAAGCGTGTAACACTTGACAACGCCAACATTTGCCATGACAAGGCTTCAATCCAGCCTGTGGCCAATAGCACGTGCTGGAGTCAAGGGCAAATATGCATTTCGCAGAGTTGACCAAGTTGCCCATAGCCACATGGCGTTTTCCCCATGCCGAGAGCTGCCTAGAATGAGGACCCTGCGTGTAGCTGCCTAAGCCCTATTGGAAGGCTGCAGATAGGAATGCTGGGGAGAAGTTGCGGTGATGGTTGGTTTTTAATCTGCCTTACAACGCCAAAACGCCCAGCTGAAAACATAGCGCTTCTTAGCGTGTGAAACCCCGACCAGCGTGAAGCCGCATTCCCCTGGCAGAAAGAGGAGTATCAACTTCAGGGGTTCATTTTTACCCGACGGCGGGTAAATAATAATGGAGAGATGAGTTCATCATCTCTCGCTTTATCGtggatcttcctcatctcaagaCTGAACTCTCCATCGCATATCGTAGCATCAACCATGTCTCTGTAGGTTGACCTCCGCAGCGCTTATCTCTCATTGGCTGGTTTACTGATTCACGCAACTATCAGCCCACTTAAGGCCAAAGTCTCCATCCGCGATAATTGGGAAAAGCCCGAATGTCGTGTTCAAGAGTCCATGAAAAAGCTGAAAGACGTGCTCGGACTTGATGTTTACTGTGAGCCGCAATGGCAGATTCTTGTGTCCGAGCTAGAGAGCTTTTGGGAAGATAAGGGCGAGCTGGTTTCTTCAGTGGCATCCTTCGTCCATGTTTGGTTTGAAGCACTCACCGagttgcttgatgatgaggctcaTGAGGCTTGGACGGACACTGTACTTACGAACATCAGAGAAGTGACTTCGAGGTTGAACTTGACGGTCGAGGTATGTTGCTCACTCTCGTCGGGGGTTCAGAGCTGGCTGACGTGGTATATTGCAGGTATCAGAGAATCAACGACCTTCAACCAAGTGGTCTGATGCACAACTGGGATTCGTTCTGTATATCTCCAAAGATCTAACTCATCAGCCATCTCAATATTTCGGTCTCTTTAAggaacagcttcttgaatGCTTCGAAGAAAATCGGACGCCCAAGACGTTGCCCATCCACTCCACCACGGGCGATGAATGGGCAGATGTTGGAGCAGAAGATCGGGAAGAAGAGCCTGCGAAACCTTCTAAAACAGACTACAAATCACCAACTGTTGATTTTCTTCCGGACCCCAACACTATGCCGAAGCCTAGTGCACTTTTCCAGCAAGCTCCCTATCACCTCTTCGTTTATACCTCGGCATCGAACAGGAGCCACAAGATTGAAATTGAATGTAGCCACAGCCAAACTTTGGAAGTTTTGGCCGAGTACTTGAAAAGGTGGACAAAGACTAATGTTAATCGTGTAGATAAGGTCAGTATCTCTTGTGTCTATAGTATTTTGACGCATATATCTAACACATCCTAGCCTCCTGCGGTGGAGATCACACTCAACCACGCCGCCTCTGGCTTTGGACTCGAGTGTGATAAACTCACGCTGCATTGTGAGAATAGATATGGACCTGTCTACAACATATCTGCTACTGCAATTTTGAATTTGGTTGAGGGAGTGTTTGGGTATGAAAGAGTCTATGGCGATTCCACTTCATGGCACTACCGAAGGGACACACCGTTCAAGAAGCGATGAAGGATGAGCTATCGATCAGCCATGTGTCTTCAGGCAGCCACGTGTGTTTAGACAACCATATGTTTTTAGTTTTAGCATATAACGATCATAGAGTCGAatagcaaaaagaaaaacatacaacaccgaggattcgctggtcgtcaccgacccaactactaattCAGCACTTATCAGTTTATCGAAcggagagcggacgggatcccgagTTGTCTGATAgctatggtcgtatgtgctttgctttgccGTTGCTGGACACTATAAGGAAAAGGGTACTTGGCCGCGACACATGACTTGATCAAGGGGCTACCCACTCGGCTCCGACAACGAAATACACAAACGGCATAACTAAACGATCGTTGCTAGACTAATAAAGCTGCTTCTCTAAGTCGAGTGGAGTTCCTATCTATAAACTGACTGTGTTCAGAACGAACTGTGACAGAGAGTTGCTTCAGATGCCAAGTACGAATACGAATGCGAACAACCCTCAAACGTATTCGGCATCACTATAACCTTCCTTTGCGGTGAAAAGAGGGATAACATCTCCAGAAACATATAAAAAACCCACTTCAGGGATGATTCAGGCTTACGATCGGACAAGAGCCATTGGTCGACGTTGAGATCGCGAATCCTTCTGCGTATCAGGATGTGATAGCCGAGAGTACGGATAAGCTCCAAGGCTTTGACTTATGGCGAAGCTTGGCTTGCGTTAATGAGATATCTGAAGCCAGTCCGGGCTGAGAGATAGGAACCACAATGGAGCTGGCAGTATTGTTTTCCTCGAAGGGATCTGGCTCTCCTTTTGTTCATATAAACTCCCCAAGTCCCTCAACTTTACAACTCATCCAACAAACCGCAGccatctcttctctttccagATGTTTCCACTCCTCTACTACCCTCTATGGGCCTTTGTTTCCTGTCTGGTTATCATCACTGTCAACGTCTTATACCAGAAGCTCCCTCGAAATGCCAACGAACCTCCATTAGTGTTCCACTGGTTCCCGTTCTTTGGTAATGCTGTTGCTTATGGACTCGACCCTTATGGCTTCTTTATGAAATGCCGAGAAAAGGTTGAACCTAAATCATCCTTTCGATTTCTTTCTTCAACTGACTTCTTTTCTAGCACGGCGATGTCTTCACCTTTATCCTCTTCGGCCGAAAAGTCGTTGCctgtcttggtgttgatggcaaTGACTTTGTTCTCAACAGTCGACTTCAAGACGCAAACGCCGAAGAAATATATGGTCCATTGACAACGCCTGTCTTTGGTAGCGATGTCGTATACGATTGCCCAAACTCGAAGCTCATGGAGCAAAAGAAGTTTGTCAAGTTTGGTCTTACCCAGAAGGCTCTTGAGTCCCATGTTCAGTTGATTGAACGAGAAGTGCTGGAGTACATCCAAGCTGTACCGTCGTTTTCTGGAATGTCTGGCACAGTTGATGTATCCAAAGCAATGGCTGagatcaccatcttcactgCTGCCCGGTCTCTGCAAGGCGAGGAAGTTCGACGGAAGCTTACCGCCGAGTTTGCCGATCTGTATCATGACCTCGATCAAGGCTTTACCCCTGTGAATTTCCTGTTCCCTTGGCTCCCGTTGCCTCGTAATCGACGCCGAGACGCTGCCCACGCAAAGATGCGAGAAACATACATGGACATTATCAACGAACGAAGAAAAGGCGGAGGAGACTTGGAGAAAGGAACTGACATGATCGCCAACCTGATGAATTGCGAGTACAAAAACGGGCAGGCGATTCCAGACAAAGAGATCGCCCACATGATGATCACTCTTCTCATGGCCGGACAACActcttcgtcgtctgctAGTTCTTGGATCATACTTCATCTGGCTTCATCCCCTGACATTGCTGAGGAACTCTACCTAGAGCAACTCATCAACTTGGGTGCTGGTGGCGTTCTCCCACCTCTCCGATACTCAGACCTCGACAAGCTTCCACTTCTCCAGAATGTCGTCAAAGAAACACTCCGTGTTCATTCTTCCATTCACTCCATCATGCGAAAGGTTAAGAGACCTATGCAAGCACTCGGATCCCCTTacaccatcaccacagaCAAGGTCCTCCTCGCTGCGCCGATTGTCACAGCGTTGAGTGAAGAATACTTCACAGATGCCCAGAGGTGGAATCCTCATCGATGGGACAACAAGCCCCAGGAGGAGGCTATGACGGACGAGATGATTGACTACGGCTACGGTGCTGTATCTAAAGGAACCAAGAGCCCATATTTACCCTTTGGCGCTGGTCGACATCGATGTATCGGAGAGAAGTTTACTTATGTTAACTTGGGCGTTATTGTCGCGACCCTGGTGCGCAACTTCAGACTGTCGACTCTTGATGGCAAGCCTGGTGTCCCGGCAACTGACTAcacttctctcttctcaagaccagCCCAGCCTGCGTACATAAAATGGCAACGCAGGAAGGCTTGAATATGTTGCAATGGGGGGAGGCGAGCAGTTGTTCGCATGAATAAGCGAGTTCAATAGACAGCTTCGGTGAGTGCATCACATATCGATAGCATATCCGAAAAGGACAACATGATAGTAGCTACTGTTTCTATTGTAGAAGTTGATTCAAAAAGAGGAGCATGCGCGCGGCTTCGTTTTCATGTTCTTCAATGAATCTTCACCCTTTAGGTATCACCTTGCAACCATggtatataaaaaagatgCCCTATTTGCACAATTCCATCTCTACTGTTGCGAACCGCCTTGTCCGTTGGCACCGCCGGCACCGGCACCGGGACCACCAGCACCTCCGAAGGGGTTGCCACCGCCGCCCATCATGTTTCGGGCCCTGAAGATTGAGTTAGTGACTATGGAAGTGACGTGGGCCAAATTGGTAACTTACATCTCTCCGATCTGAGGGTCGGACATGAGGCTGTTCAGGTCAGGCATACCTCCACCAGTCGAGTAGCGATCGGCCATCTCGCGTAGACGGGGGTTGCTCATAAGGTTGTTCATAAGGTCAGGGTTGCTCATGAGCTTCTGAGCCATGTTTGCGAACATTGGGTTGCTCATGATGCTACCGAGATCGGGCATACCACCGCCCTGGCCTCCggcaccaccaccgccgaaCATGCTGGCAAGGTTACCAAGATCGGGCAT
This genomic stretch from Fusarium fujikuroi IMI 58289 draft genome, chromosome FFUJ_chr09 harbors:
- a CDS encoding probable cytochrome P450 51 (eburicol 14 alpha-demethylase), whose amino-acid sequence is MFPLLYYPLWAFVSCLVIITVNVLYQKLPRNANEPPLVFHWFPFFGNAVAYGLDPYGFFMKCREKHGDVFTFILFGRKVVACLGVDGNDFVLNSRLQDANAEEIYGPLTTPVFGSDVVYDCPNSKLMEQKKFVKFGLTQKALESHVQLIEREVLEYIQAVPSFSGMSGTVDVSKAMAEITIFTAARSLQGEEVRRKLTAEFADLYHDLDQGFTPVNFLFPWLPLPRNRRRDAAHAKMRETYMDIINERRKGGGDLEKGTDMIANLMNCEYKNGQAIPDKEIAHMMITLLMAGQHSSSSASSWIILHLASSPDIAEELYLEQLINLGAGGVLPPLRYSDLDKLPLLQNVVKETLRVHSSIHSIMRKVKRPMQALGSPYTITTDKVLLAAPIVTALSEEYFTDAQRWNPHRWDNKPQEEAMTDEMIDYGYGAVSKGTKSPYLPFGAGRHRCIGEKFTYVNLGVIVATLVRNFRLSTLDGKPGVPATDYTSLFSRPAQPAYIKWQRRKA